The genomic stretch TTGTATAAAGAATGTTTTCATTGTGTCTGAATTAAGAATAATCAGAGATTGCAGGACTCATGCCAAAGATGTCATGATAATAATGCAGTAAATGTTTTACTCAACAGGCAAGGACATAGCGCATCAGTGTTCCCAGTAAGATAAACACATCATATGATACATCATATTATGACTTTCTAAAGTGGAGAGGTAAGGTCCAAGAACCgccccctccctccgtctctcatgTGATTTAATATGATACGAGATACAAAAACATGGGCATGTTGTCAAGCATGTGAGGGCCAGTTGTCAAGCATGGGAGGGCCAGGTATCAGTGACGACAAGAAGTCATACTTTAGTTGTGCAAACCAAAGGGATTACACGTCTGGCAGGTATACAAACAAGCACTGCTGAAATGTCACAATGTCTCAAAATCCCAAAGGATAAAATCCCCCCAACAAAGATTCACATAATTATAAAGAATTATAAAAGCACGAGTACCTTTCTCCACTTTCAAGAATACAGTTGAATATGTCAATGTGAACTACAATGTTAATATATTTGCCACTTAAAAAATGAAATGCAACAATAACTACTTTTATACAATGTTTGGTTTGACCATACAGTGAGTAGTTTCCCCCAGAGTTTTTTTCAGAATGTCTAAAATGCTATAAAGGTTGCAATCTTGAATGTGTATTGGTCAACAATTTACCATATTTGATCCCTAACATCTGGTCCAAGGTCTGTTTTGTTACTTGGGTCCTATACTAAAGGTAAAGGGTTAGACTAGTTTGGGGAGAGCTGATCATAAATCAGTTGTTTGGAGCAGAAAGTACTGTAATCACAGCTTTTGAACCCCATGCAAAATCACCTCGAGTCAATGAGTGTGGGGGCGGTAGGGGTGTTGTCTTCGTCACAGTGATCCGATTGGGCTAAATGCTTCCTCAAAATGGGCTTTGAACTTCACACGATGTACAGAAATAGAAGACACAGCTGGTGGGAGCATGCTAACTGTGGGAGAGCCTCAATTCAAAAATTAAATTAAAGCATGCACATTAAGCTATTTATCTAGCTTATTCACGAGCCCACTTGGGTAGCCAGTGTCAGTAATATCATCAACAGCCCTCGCTAACTGCTCTCATTCAAGAGGAGACTAGatctagctagcaagttagcaattCAACTAGCAGATAGCTAACGTTACAGATGCAGCCAACAAACGACAGGTGGAAATTGATAGCTAGCTAAATTATTCGGCTAGCTTGAAGCGTTACAAGATTGTATTGCACCAAGCCAGACCTTTGAATTGGCTAGCCCCTTGTGCTACGAAGAAGAAATACAGGCTCGCTGACCGCTAACTATCTTTTGACTAATTCAAAGACTGAGGGAATGGACTTTACATTGGACTTTGCGGCAGGATGCATAGGAGGTAAGTTAAAaactatagctagctagcaagcacacCCTTGGATATATTGCTTCTATGATTGCTACGTGGCAGCAACACTGAGTCATGGAAAGGGTTTGCAAAATGCGTTGGGTTGGAAACGTTTTGAATGGATTATTAATGATTCATGGCTAgcaacgttagttagctagctaatgaagAAATATGCCTAGTAGTGATGACGCAAGTTTACAAAAAAAGTAGGTTAATGAATGGAAAAATACTGAGTACTGTGAGTGTCTAGTCTATTAGTCTAGAACTTTCTTGTCCCCATTGTTGTTTAAATCCCTATATTAAATGTGTTTAGCTGGCTAAACCTGTTGGTTTCTTAGCTATATAATCTCTTGTTGATAACCTTTTAATGTTCACACACCCAAACAATTACATTCATTTCAATCCAAATAATGTGCTCATAGTTGGTAGTGGTGAAATGGGCAGTCCCTCAAGCACCAATCAAGCTACATACAAATTAAACAAGGTGTATTTCTAGACCTTGGAGGAGTTGTGAAATAGGACCTATCTAGCTAAATGACATTAAAATTCTTCTCCAAAGGAAGTTATTTTCCTGACTTCCTACAAATATTTATATTTGCTTTTAACCCTACCTCCATCTCAAATTATATGAATGTTGTCCGGTTAGCCAGACAGACAGTTATTGATGAATAAACTATAATTGAGCATTATTGTGATACTGTCTCAGCTACTGATAATGTCTTGCAAGTAGGAGTCAGACAAATGTTCAGTAGGGTCATCTTTCAGCATGCACTGTCACTTCACTCACTCAAACACCAAGCCAGAACACATAAAACTGCCCCTTACCTTGGCCTACCCTAATCTGAAACTGCCCTAGGCAGGTTTTGTCCTGTGACGCACACAGGTGGTGTCAGACACAGTATTGCATTTTCCTCTCTCTAGCAATAATGTCAAGGACATGGGTACAGTGAACAACAGCTGATGGCAGTCTAGAGAAGGCTGTTTGTTCTTGTGTGTGATCCACTTGATATTCTAACATGCACCCGCCACTCAGTGTTGCAACCATACCTCAGTGGTTCCAACTTTAATCATGGCTTGGCTCAAAGACTGATAAGCAGTGGACAGCATCTCCATTGTATCTTTACTGTAGAGTTATTCACCACTCTTTCTCTGTTATCTGGTTTTGCAATTAGGGGTTTCTGTTTTTCATGGCTTTAACTTAGTATAGCCTACATTACTTAACAGAAATCAACTGCATCAAACAAGCAAGTGCTGACTAACAGCTCTTTGTCATTTTCAGGTGCTGCCGGTGTTTTGGTTGGGCATCCTTTTGATACCGTAAAGGTGGGTTTATGTTTTCTTGTTGGCAAATGCCTGGCACGTGTGTATTTTTCTTAGAAATCACACTGAAATGTAATTAATATTCAGCTACCGTGGGGTTTATTAAGCCCGTGAATACAAATGACCGAAAGCGTTTGATAATGAAATAGGCTATGAATGCTCTTTTCCAATCAAAACATTTCAAGAACCACATTTTCTCAGCTACTACTTGCAAATAGTAAACTGAACTTTTTTTCCCAGACCACACAAATGTGGGTATTTTGGCTGTTTTCTGACCTAGTGACATCTATGGAAGTATGGATCCCAGTTCCCACTACCAAAACATCTTACTACGAGTCATTATTATGAGATAGTAGGTCATAATTATAAGATATGTTTAGGGGTCTGTATCACATGAATCCAATGTGCACTTTACATCAGGCCCTCCTCAACTTTCAAGGATAACCTTATGTATATCCCATAGTCAATCACAcattgtgtgtgtgggagagtttGTGGTGATATTGTTCCATATTAATGGATTGGAGCGTTTTGTTGGTGCCTGTTTGATGACATCTGGTTGAATTAAATGCAGtctattaaaggggcaatctgggattggtacatccatttttggactttaaAGTTAATATAGAGCGATTGATTCTTGAATgtaacttagaaatgcctcataAGTAATGGTctaaccccatcagaacccaaaatataagcttgttttacaccATTATTTGTAAGCAATTTAATTGTAAACAATCACTGTATAgtttcaaaacatggttaaaaatatttattttgatctcatggatggtctgTCTTTGCATCCATATGAGTCCCTGCATCTATGTATTTGAGTGGTAAAAAATTTCTCCTGCCCCATTCCTCAGCTATTTAACAAATAAAGGGGTCGACCTGCAGGACTATTCAATGTCCATGATCCAGACTTGCTATCTCATAATTATGGGGGTTGTTCCACTAAtccggtgccttttgagaagtgtaacttggtaaacaaaatatatttcacctaattttaacattctgtcataaagagcacattcTAAACTTCAAACACTTTTTCCCATCTCAAGATGTTAAATgaaaatgactatagtaagtgcctattatgtgccaaataaagtaaccaggttgaccataacagggttgacgatttcatcttaaatcagccataaatcccctcaTGACAGGGGTATATTGGAAGCTTGTTGtatgcaacagggagtggcaattgaatgcaaactTCACAAAACAATTTAATTGCTAAatcatttctagcctgtctatgggtaacagggttaacGTTATGCTTGACCCGCTCAGTTTACCCCCACAAAATGCCCAAAAAGCGTAGAACCAGCTCACCCGCTTTTACACTATGAATTTACTAtttgatgttcaatgtttcttttgaaaaacatatttaaaaaggaatagttttaccatattaaaacaatagttcacataacagggttgaccttaaaatgaggggcAGATGTAAATAAATCACTAATCGcatgaaataaataatcttcagaaataactgtcaaagcaacaaaataactagggctttacaattatGGTGAAACTTGGACATTTTTAGCTTAAGTGGGTTGAAATCTTCCTAGAATTGACACAGGGTTGGATGACGGAGGGACATGTCAAGGCATAGGGCACAAAGTATTTTTAAACATGGACTTTGTTCCATAAGGTAATTTCTAGTAAAGTTATACCAGTCATAGCAATAAAGTTCTAATTATTTAGGCTCAAAATAGCCTCTCATGAAATGTATATTATATATCTGTGGAAACTAGGCATCGGTAGGCTTAATTGTTTAATTATAAAAATGTCAGTACAAGCCTCAAATCGTATTTTCATATATATAGTTAGTCTTCTAAGAGCTATAATTTGCAGACACTGAATCTTCAAATATTTGCACTCATGTGTACTCGCAATAATCCCTAAGCAACAAGTTAAGACACATGTATCAGGATATTTGCACTTTACACCTGTTTGATATTTGACAGAACTCTTTTTTTCCAAGTTGTGTACTCATAATCTTTTTTATTTTGATTACGAAGGAGCCGAGGGAGGGACACAATGTTGGTTTTATCCCTGAACAGGGAGGGCTGTCTTTAACAGCATAAGTGTCACTTTGTTGTAGATGAGGGTGAGGGATAATCAACCTCTGCACGGATGTGTGACCTAGCTAGTAAGTACGGTCAAGGTCTTCTGTTTGTCCcccgtgttttgttttgtaaaaAATATTATCCAGACGTACAAGCATAGAATACTTTTTTAAAAAACAATATAATTTCACCACCTCTTATCACCCAAATTGCACCCCACCCAACTCCCATACCTTAGTACACTACATTGCCAATAGTTACTTTTTGGTGTATTGTCccttttcctttgtgttttgtatGTGTATGGTATTATTAAATGTGGCAGTATTGCCTTCTGTGCTTTTTCACTAACACTGAGGTGTCCATTTTCAGGTACGACTCCAAGTTCAGAGTGTGGACAGACCTCTGTACCGCGGCACGTATCACTGCTTCCAGTCTATCGTACGGCAAGAGTCGGTGAGTACGACCACCACCGTGACCGACTCCAGTTCCTCACAGTACCAAGTCTGTAGAACTCAACTGAtgtggcccgcgggccggatgtTTGAGACTGCTGTAGTGGGGGAAACACTTTTTTGAAGTGTGTGTGGGTAGTCACCAGTGGTGAAATCCTTTCATATTCAAATTAATCAGTTTCGAGATGGTTGGCTCTGCAATGCCATGAGGCATTGCCATGTGCTCTGTGCAGCGCCAACTACAGTTGTACCATTGGTTAGAACAGGGCTCTACTCAAGTGTCTCTCGTTACAGTCTTGTGCGTCAGCCTAGCAGAGGGCCTATCAgccagtctggagggaggaggttGGGAGAGATATCAGTAGCCAGGGTCAATCGGGGCGTTGTGCCTGCTGCGTGGCTAAATTAAGAGAACCGCCTTGTCACTCAAGCCATTTGGGAGTTACGGCAGGTTTTAATGGGGTAGATTCTGCTGGACTGCTTCAATGTGATTACGAATTCCACAATTAAAACTAGTGTTAAGCTATATCATTATTAAAGGAGTAGAATAGTGGCATATACAGGACATTAGCATTACACCATTGCTTTATGAAGAGTCTGGCCTTGAGAACACCATGTATTGTAGTGAAAGTGTGATTTGTCTTgcttaaataaatcatatttAATATGCCATGTAGCAGAtacttttatccaaaacgacttactTTGTTCCAAGTTATTCAGCTTCATTAAACTTCAATACCCTATTATTCCTTCCTTGCTCTGCTGTGTGTTCACAGATGACAGGGCTGTATAAAGGCATCGGCTCCCCCATGATGGGCCTGACCTTCATCAACGCCATCGTGTTCGGTGTCCAGGGCAACGCCATGCGCAGGCTGGGCCACGACACTCCGCTCAACCAGTTCCTGGCTGGGGCGTCGGCGGGCGCGTTGCAGAGCATCATTTGCTGCCCTATGGAGCTGGCCAAGACACGCATGCAGCTGCAGGGCTTGGGCGAGAGGAAGTCCAAGCAGAAGCTGTACAAGAACTCGCTGGACTGCCTGGTGCGCATCTACCGGAAGGAGGGCTTCCGCGGAATCAACCGGGGAATGGTGACCACGCTGGTCCGTGAGACGCCAGGCTTCGGGATCTACTTCTTGACCTACGACGTCCTGACGCGGCACTTGGGCTGCGAGCCCGACGACCCCTACATGATCCTTAAGTTACTGTTCGCCGGCGGCATGTCGGGCATCGCCTCGTGGATCTCCACCTACCCCGTGGACGTCATAAAATCCCGGCTCCAGGCGGACGGCGTGGGTGGCTACAACAAGTACAACGGCATCGCAGACTGCGTGCGTCAGAGCATGAAGCGGGAGGGCTGGCGGGTGTTCACGCGCGGCCTCACATCCACACTGCTTCGGGCATTTCCAGTCAACGCCACAACCTTTGCCACCGTGACTCTGTTCCTCATGTACATGCGGAACGAAGAGGGCGGCATCACAGACTGCGAGCCCCTACCCGTCCACTCCTCACTCACTGCGAGCCCACAGCAGGCCCAGCCCTCAAGCCTGTGAACTGGGGAATATTGTGCTTCTGCTCTGGTAACCCTTACTGGAGTGGAGGTGGTCCCACAGTGCACCAGTTAAGCTGCTGAGACCTGAGTGACTTGACCACTCGACTAAGGATATTTTTATACGATGTATTTTAAGATGGAAAACTTCCCTTGTAAATATTTACGTGTCCCTTTTTGACCCTTGGTTTTGTACAGAGCAGCCTTTTTTTATTCAATTGTTTAGAGTTTTGGTGAATTAATTTGTCACTGGGGGAAGAAAGCAATCACACTGAAAAAGCACTAAGATTACTGAACTGGTCATCCTGGTTACAGACAAAACACCCTTATACATGTATGAATGCACAGCTGAGTATATTTATATGCAGGGTTGGAGTAACGGattacatgtcatctgttacatgTAACGGAATATAAAAATAAACTATTCTGTTACCAGCTAAATTATTGTAATCAGATTTGATACTTTTTTAAAAACTAGATTACTTTtgaattcagaaaggatgtttgggGGGAAAACGTCAGACTCCTTTCcattttctcaatgacattcaaatcagcattgaaaaaaggcacaagtttaaagggatactttgagattttggcaatgaggccctttatctattagtccgatgaactcgtggataccatttatgtctgtgtccagtatgaaggaagttgaaggtagtttcacgagccaatgactggaagtctatggggaTCTGCAAGCAGAAGCgtatagacttccagtcattaaaatgcaatatccattttatggccagctatgtaaacccttaacattgatttatcctgcaatagatgtcaTTCAATTGGTAATATTCATTTTAGTCTTCTTCTAAAGCATCTTAAGGGAAATGTAATCTAAAAGGAAAGtgagtaatccaaaagttacgttactgatttaGAATTTGACGGTTAACTAGTAAccaacggattacatttagaaagtaacctacccaaccctgcttATATGTATGTACATATGCCGTACTGTATAGAAAAGTGAAGCTTTCCGATGAAAAGACTCATTACTGTGGAGTCCAAGGGATTCCAAACTATGTCCTCCAAATTAAGGGTCCGTTCACATTGCTTGTAGGGAAAAAACTATGCTAGAAAGGAAGCCATTTCATTGGTTCTAATCAATGATTCTGCTGGCTAGGACCAATGAAATGACTTCCTTGCGTAGATTTTTACGGCGAGCAGTGTGAAGGGACCCTTAGGCCCACGAGTGAAGATTATTTCGAGTAACCTTTTTATCTACCCTGTTGGAATGCCAGTCGACTTTAGTTGGGTGTGACGTCTGCACTAGCTGGTTCCTGATTACACAACTCTTAGTGTTAAAGTTAGGATTATCAAGAAGAACGATCATGGGCATCAAGTCCAATCATGTCTCAGACCTTGTAAAGGTGGCACCTTATTGCTTATTATTTTACTGAAACACTCGGAATTAACAAATATGCTGAAATTATTGCAGTGTTAATAGCATGAAATGGTATGACCATATTGCACAGCGAAATGAGTGAATAGTTTTTTACAGTAGCATTATACTTAATTTGAGGCAGCACAGTCCCTAGCAAATGTAGCGAATGAAATTAACAACCTGATTGTTACATTTTGGGCAAAAGTGGTTATACAAACTTGATATTGAGTTATGTACATGTCATGATTTATGAGAAACGATCCTACAAGTATGATATATGTAAACAAATCTCTTAAGGATATTGCATCCTTTCACTGGAGAGGTTCAACCCTACCTTTTGAATTGCAACTGCATGTGGTTCACAACTAATTACTAGTTTCTATGCTGGATGACACTTCTTGTATAGAGTAACGTACTGAATGATGTATTTATACTGTGAATTTGGGTCAGTGCTTTCTCTCGTCCTGTTTCTTTTACGGCCCGATTTAAGTGTGACGTAGACACTCAAGGGCAACTCAACTATATGGAATGCTGCTTCCTTTGTCGTAGTGTTACGGAAAACCATCTGCATCTTCCCAAAGGAAACTTGGTTGGACTGGACATGTCCAATCAGAGCTAGAGTCCAGAAGGGCTCAAGTGCTTGAAAAGGGCAAGTAACTTTTAATTTGTACGTGTAATGTTTGTTCTTTATAGGTCGTCATGTCTTGCAACCAAAGCAATATGTGGAAAAAGAAATGGCTGAATAAAACTATCTAATAGGAGTCTTTTTTGTCACGTCTTTTCAAGACAAGAATGTAACATGTCTGCcaaaggccgggattcaatccgatcgtGCTTTGTCGGCTATGCACCATTTCAGATTGAGCCGAGATATGTTGCAACACGTTTACATTGAACGTGGTCTGTGCGAACGTCGGAACATGGCCTTTTAAAAAGGTTCATTGCCAACGACACCAGATCGGAAAAAATCCTGGCCTAAGCCTTAGCACTCACTTAAAGTATATCTTGTTGATCAGTGCATATCAGTATCCATCTAGAATAGGTGTAACTCAAACTGAAGGGAACAGGCAGAC from Coregonus clupeaformis isolate EN_2021a chromosome 29, ASM2061545v1, whole genome shotgun sequence encodes the following:
- the LOC121545140 gene encoding mitochondrial basic amino acids transporter-like isoform X1, whose protein sequence is MDFTLDFAAGCIGGAAGVLVGHPFDTVKVRLQVQSVDRPLYRGTYHCFQSIVRQESMTGLYKGIGSPMMGLTFINAIVFGVQGNAMRRLGHDTPLNQFLAGASAGALQSIICCPMELAKTRMQLQGLGERKSKQKLYKNSLDCLVRIYRKEGFRGINRGMVTTLVRETPGFGIYFLTYDVLTRHLGCEPDDPYMILKLLFAGGMSGIASWISTYPVDVIKSRLQADGVGGYNKYNGIADCVRQSMKREGWRVFTRGLTSTLLRAFPVNATTFATVTLFLMYMRNEEGGITDCEPLPVHSSLTASPQQAQPSSL
- the LOC121545140 gene encoding mitochondrial basic amino acids transporter-like isoform X2 → MTGLYKGIGSPMMGLTFINAIVFGVQGNAMRRLGHDTPLNQFLAGASAGALQSIICCPMELAKTRMQLQGLGERKSKQKLYKNSLDCLVRIYRKEGFRGINRGMVTTLVRETPGFGIYFLTYDVLTRHLGCEPDDPYMILKLLFAGGMSGIASWISTYPVDVIKSRLQADGVGGYNKYNGIADCVRQSMKREGWRVFTRGLTSTLLRAFPVNATTFATVTLFLMYMRNEEGGITDCEPLPVHSSLTASPQQAQPSSL